Within the Agromyces ramosus genome, the region CATGTCGTCGCGCAAGTACCCCCACGCCGCGTAGAACGCGAAGAACGGCAGGATGCCACCGAGCACGGCGTCGATGAACGCGCGCCGGCGCTCGGCGGCCCCGTGCGGCAGCGGCGCGATCATCCCGAGTCGGAACATCCCGTCGCGCAGCACGAGGAACATCGCGACGAAGGCGACGAGCCGGGCGAGGATCGCGAGCGGCATGAGCAGCAGCCCACCAAGCGCCGACGACGCCCCGACGTACCCCGCGAGCTCGATGACGAGATAGCGGGCGAGGACGCCGCCGAGGAACCACGCGATGAGCGCCGGCCAGTGCGAGAGGAGGAGCCTCCCGGTCATCGCGATCACGTCACCACGGTAGCGGGTGCCGACAACGACGCGGCGGGGCATCCGCGATTCGTCTGTGCCGACGCGCAAAGAATGCGCCGTCTCGCGGCGTCCGGCCTACGCTCGGCAGTTATGCACATGTTCTTCCGCACCCTGCTCCACGTGCTGTTCCTCGCGCGCCGCAAGCCCGACCTGCGACACGACGACGTCGCCCGCACCGACTTCATCACGCTGCCGACGGACCTCGACATCAACCGCCACATGAACAACGGCGTGTACTTCTCGATCATGGACGTCGCTCGTTTCGACATGCTCGTGCGCAACGGCGTCTGGAAGGCGTTCCGCGACAAGGGCTGGTACCCCGTCGTGGCGAGCGAGACGATCACGTTCCGCAAGTCGTTGAGCCTCTGGCAGCGCTTCACGATCGAGTCGCGGCTCGTCGGCCACGACGAGAAGGCCGTCTACATGGAGCAGCGCTTCGTGCGGCCCGGCGCCGACGGCGAACCCGAGGTCTATGCGCAGGGGTTCATCCGTGCCCGGTTCCTCAAGAAGTCGGGCGGAACCGTTCCCATGGCGGAGATCATCGAGGCGCTCGGCGTGACCGAGGCGCACGGGATCCCCGAGTGGCTCGAGCGATGGGGCGAGGATGTCGCGCTGCCGCCCACGCGCGCCGCGGCGCCGTCGGTCTGGCGCTGATGGCTGAGGGGTTGCTGCGGCGTGCGCTCGCTAGGAGCGCGCCTTCCTCGGCACGACCACTTCCTTGATGATGAGCAGGATGCCGGCAGCCACCGGGATGGCGACGAGCGCACCCGGCAGGCCCCCGAGCGTGCCACCCGCGAGCGCGGCGATGAGCACGATGGAGCCCGGCACCTGCACCGCCTTGCTCATGACCTTCGGTGTCAGGATGTACGCCTCGACCTGCATGTAGACGAGCATCGCGACGAGCACGATGAGGGCCGCGACGGGCGACGTGAAGAGGGCGAGCGCGGTCATGACGACGGTCGTCAGCACGGTTCCGACGAGCGGGATGAGCGTGATGAAGAACGCGGCCACCGAGATCACGAGCGCGTACGGAACGCGGACGATCGAGAGCAGGATCAGGCTGTACAGGGCGTTGAAGAACGCGAGCACCACCATGCCACTGAGGTAGCGGCCGACGTTCAGCATGATGCGCTCGGCGTAGCCCACGACGCGCTCGCGGTGCGACGCGGAGATGAGCGTGTAGATGGCGGCCTTCGACGGCTCGAGAGTCGCCGTGAAGTAGATCGTCAGGATGAAGATGAAGAAGCCGCTCGAGATGCCCGCGACGATCGCGATGCCGACGTTCAGTGCGCCACCGCCGATCGTCGCCCAGAAGTTCGGGTCGCTGAGCACGTCGGTCACCCACGTGTAGATCGTGCCGAGCACGCCGCCCGAGCCCGACGAGGCCTCCTGGAACCACTCCTGCGACTGCAGCTCGGCGAGCATCGACGGCAGCGACCGGATGAACATCGTGGCCTGCGAGATGACGAGCGGCAGCACGAGCCAGAGCATGCCGGCGATCACGAGCACGAACATGACGATCACCGTCAGGATCGCGAGCCCGCGCTTCATGCCGTGACCCTCGAACCAGCGCACGAGCGGGTCGAGGCCGAGCGTGATGAACGCCGCGGCGAACACCGAGAACACGACGCCCGAGATGCTCGCGACGGCAGCGGCGATGGCCAGGGCGACGAGCACCCCCAGCGTTGCGATGAACGCCCACGCGAACGGCTGGTTCGCCATCATGCCGGCGTAGCGGGAACTGCGGCTCTGAGTGGCGTCCGCGTCGCGGGCGCGCCGCTCGATGGTCTTCACGCGTGAAGTCTAGGGTCGCGGATGCCCCGCCACGGGGCGGCTCACCACGCCACGCCGTGGGCGCGCCCGATGCTCAGTGCCGAGCGGCGTCGGGGACCGAGAGTTCGCGGTAGTGCGGTGCGAACGCCGGGTAGTACTGCTCCCACACGGGCAGTTCGTGGCCGGCGCGCGCTGCCGCGAGCCGATCGAGGTAGAAGTCCCAGCCGGGGCCCATGGTCGCGGCATCCGCCGGGTTCTGCAGTCGTTGGCCGAAGGTGAGCGTCGTCATGCCGCCGCCCTCGACGAGGTGGCAGAACACGCGGAGTCCGTTCGGGCCGGGACCCGAATCGGCGAGGAACCGGTGTGGCGGGGCGCACTCGAGGATGCTCACGTTCTGCCACTCATCGCCCTCTTCGAAGGTCATCTTGAACCGCACGCCGCCGGTGGCCGGGCTGCCGGTGTAGGTGCCGACCCACGCCTGCATGGCAGTGGGATTCGTGAGGTGATACCAGACGTCTTCTATGGGCGCGTAGAACAATCGATCGAATTGGAGATACAGCCCATCGGGCTTCAACGCGTAGTGCCCCGTCGGTCTCGCGGTCATCATCGCCCCCCGCCAATCGCTCGTGGCTTCAGGCTAATCCCGCCGTCTCCCAAGCGCCAGAGCGGCCCGCCGCCCACTAGAGTGTGCGCATGGGATCCAGTGGTGGACGCAAGCGCGCGTCACGGGGGCACACATCATCGAGTGGCAAGGCATCGTCGGGCGGCAACGCATCGGCCAGCCGTGAGCAGACGTTGGACATCGATCCAGAGCACAACAAGTCGGGGCTCTGGGGCGGGCTCGCCGGCCTGATCGTCGCCGCGATCATCGCAGTGCCGCTCTCGGCGGCGTTCGCGTTCGCGACGAATCCAGGCACGCAGCAGCTCTTCGCCGGGCGGCTCGAAGAGGCGACCCGGGGCGGCTACCAGGCCTTCTGGTGGATCGTCACGCTGCTCCTGCTCTCGCTTCCGTTCCTCGTGGGTTTCGGCGTGGCCAAGCTCTCGGTGAAATCGCTCACGATCGTCGGCGCGATCGTGGCGTTGTTCATCATCGCGATCATGGTGATGGGGCAGCTCTTCATCTTCTGATGCGGCGCCGGCCGTCGCGCTTGACTTGTCCTCCACAGGCGGGTGATGCGGTCGTTCTCCACAGTGAATACCGCCTCTGGCCTGCGGTTTTGTGCCCCGCGAATGTCGCGGGTGGTGGTTGACTGATCGCATGACCAGCCCGCCAGAGCCGACCTCCCGGTTGGCGCTGCACGCCGAGCTGGCGCGAATCGTCGAGCTCGATCAGGCGATCAGGGCCGCGCAGGCCGAGCAGCTCCGGCGCATCGAGGCGGCTCGGGCCCTGGCCGCTTCGCTCGACGGGCTGACCGAGCTGAGCGGGTCGAGCGAGCGTGAGTTCGCGACCCGCTCGTTCGTCGCCGAGCTCGCGACGACGCTCACGATGCATGAAGTGACGGCGGGGCGGCTGGTCGGTGACGCCGGCCGGCTGGTCGATCTGTTCCCATCGACGCTCGATGCCCTCGCCGAGGGAGCGATCTGTCTCGGCAAGGCGCGTACCGTGCTCGAACTTGCGAGCACCCTGCCCGTCGACGTGGCGCCCGAGTTCGAGCGGGCCGCGCTCGGGCATCGCCGGGTCGAGACGCCGTCGGCCTTCCGGCGTCGACTGCGAGGGTTGCGCGAGCGGATGCATCCCGAGTCCCTCGCCGAGCGCGGGGAGCGTGGCCGCGCCGCTCGGCGCGTGTGCCTCGACCCGGCTGAAGACGGCATGGCGTGGTTGAGCCTGTACCTCGAGGCCGAACGCGGTGTCGCAATCATGGCCTCTCTCGACGGTCTCGTCGAGTCCGAGCGACGGGCGGTGGCCGCCGGCCCAGGCGCGGCTGCAGCCGATGCCCGCACCCGCGAGCAGCTTCGGCTCGATGTCGCGGCGGGCCTCCTCCTCGGTGGCCTCGACGCTGCCGATGCCTCGCCCACGGGCATCGTCACTCCGAAGACCTACGTGACCGTGCCGGTGCTCTCCCTCCTCGGTCACTCCGACGAACCCGCCGAGCTCGACGGATACGGTCCCATCGACGCCGAGACGGCACGCCGACTCGCTGCACATGCCCCCTCGTTCCGGCGCATCCTGACGCACCCCGAGACCGGCGCCCACCTCTCCTACGGGCGCGACAAGTGGGCATCACATCGAGGGCAGCTCGACGATGTGACGGCCGCGTGAGACGTGCTGGTTGGTGAGGCGTGCCCTCGGGCCGCCAGCATGGGCACGCGTAGCCATACCATGCGGTATGGTATGGAGATGCACGACGAGCGACCCGAGCGAGGTGCGAGATGACGGCGCTTCCTGACCCGATCTGGCCGGTCATCGTGCTCGCGGCGATCCAGTTCGTCGACGGGCTCCTGAGCTGGAAGCCCGTGCCGTTCGTCGCGCGGTGCTTCGACAATGTCGGCTTCCCGCGCCGGTGGTGGTGGATCTTCACGCCCATCAAGTTCGCCGCGGCGGCCGGCCTCATCGCCGGCATCCGGGTGCCGTACCTGGGCGCCATCACGTGCGGGGCGCTCGTCGCCTACTTTCTCGTGGCGATCGGCATGCACATCGCGGCACGCGACTTCGGGCGCAACCTGTTCGTGAATGCAACGGGGATGCTGGTCGTCTGCGTGGCGACCGGGCTCTGGACTTTCGTGCTCTGAAACGCGGCACGGGCCTACGCGTCGGGCGACCCGGGCACCGCCTCGAGCAGGAGCTCGTAGACCCGCCGCAGCTCGTCGGCTGCGATCGGGGGCACCGTCACCGCCGCGCCGAGTGCGACGAGGTACGGCACGAGCGCGGCCGTTCGCGCCGCGGCATCCGTCGCGACGACCGGCCGCCACGTCGCCTGGAGCGCGTCGATCACCGCGGCGTCGATGCGGGCTTGCACGGCCCGCGCGGCAGCATCGGATGACGCCCACGCCCGCACCGCGAGATCGAGCTCGGCACGGCGGATGCCACCGGACTCGCTCGTGGCGAGGTCGGTCAGCCAGGCGAGCGTCGCGCGGGTGCCGGTGCCCTGACGCGCCCCGATCGCGTCGGTGAGCGCCCCGAGCGTGAGCTGCTCATAGTGCTCGAGCAGCGCCGCGCGGTAGCCCGCTGCACCGCCGAAGTGGTGGAAGAACGAGCCCTTGGTGAGTCCGAGTCGGACGGCCAGCCGGTCGATGCGCAGCCCCGTGGCGCCTTCGTCGGCGAGCACGGCGAGACCCTCATCGAGCCATCGCTGCCGGGTTGCGGACATACCGCAACCGTACCCGCAGGTATGGTCCGAGCGCGAACCGCTCAGGCGTCGGATGCCTCGAGCACCGCCATCGCCGCATTGTGCCCGCCGATGCCGCTCACGGCCCCGCCGCGGACGGCGCCCGCGCCGCAGACGAGGATCCGCGGATGCCGCGTCGCCACGCCCCATCGCTCGGCGGGGGTCGCGAGCGACGCACCGGGCTCGGCCCACGGCCACGACAGCGGCCCGTGGAAGATGTTGCCGCCCGGCATGCGGAGCGCTTCCTCGAGGTCGAGCGTCGTCTTCGTCTCGATGCACGGCCGCCCCGCGGCATCGGTTGCGATCAGCTGCTCGATCGGCTCGGCGAGCACCGAGTTCAGCGACTCGAGCACGGCGGCCTGCAGCTGCTCGCGCAACTCGTCGTTGGTGAAGCGCTCGAGCAGCCGGTGCGGCACGTGCAGGCCGAAGACCGTGAGCGTGTGCGCCCCGGATGCGGCGAGCTCGGGCGAGAGGATCGACGGGTCGCTCAGGGTGTGGCAGTAGATCTCGCAGGGCAGCGGCGACGGGATGCGTCCGCGCGCGGCCGCGCTGTACGCGGCAGCGAGTTGCGTCTCGAGCTCGTTGATGTGGAACGTGCCGGCGAACGCCGCCTCGGGTGCCACGTCGGCGTCGCGCAGTCTCGGGAGCCGGGTGAGGAGGAGGTTGACCTTCACCTGGGCACCCTCGGGCGCCGCCAGCTGGCGGAGCCGCTCGCGAACGACGGGCGGCACGTCGATCGGGCCGTCGGGCGAGAACGGGTGCTCGGAGCGGGGAGCGATCGGCGCGCCGTCGGCGTCGGCGTGCGACGCGGAGAGCGCCGCAACGCGCGCCGAGGCATCCGTCGCCCCTGCCTCGAGCAGTCGCTCGAGCACCGCGGGCGCGACGTTCGCGAGCAGCGTGCCGGCGGTGACCGTGTGCTCGGCGTCGTCGTGGCGGTAGCGAACTCGGCCGTCGGGGTCGACGGCGAGCACCTCGGCACCCGTGACGAGCTCGGCGCCCGCCGCACGTGCGGCGCGGGCGAGCTCGCCGCTCACGGCGCCCATGCCGCCGACCGGCACGTCCCAGTCGCCGGTTCCCCCGCCGATCACGTGGTAGAGGAAACAGCGGTTCGCATCGAGCGCCGGATCGTCGAGGTCGGTGAAGGTGCCGATGAGTCCGTCGGTCGCGACGACGCCCCGGACGAGGTCGTGCTCGAAGCGCGCGTCGATGGTCGCGCCCAACGGCTGCTCGATGAACTCGTGCCAGACGCGGTCGTCGCCGACGAGCGCGCGGGCCTCATCGCGCGTGGGCAGCGGTTCGGTCAGCGTGGGGAAGAGCCGCTCGGCGAGGCGCACGGTCTCGGAGTAGAAGTCGTTCCAGGCGTCGGCGTCGTCCACGGCGCCGACTCGGGCGAAGGCGTCGGATGCACCGGCGCCCGCCTCCCGATCGATCAGGAGTCCCCGTTCGGGGTTCGCGGGGTCGGGCGTGTACGACGAGTAGCGGCGGCGCACGAGCCGCACGTCGAGGCCGAGGTCGTCGATGATGCGCTGCGGCAGCAGGCTCACGAGGTACGAGTAGCGCGAGAGGCGAGCGTCGACCCCCTCGAATGCCTCGGCCGAGACCGCGGCGCCGCCGAGGTGGTCGTCGCGCTCGAGCAGGAGTACGCCGAGTCCGGCACGGGCGAGGTAGGCGGCGGCAGTGAGGCCGTTGTGTCCGCCGCCGATGATCACGACGTCGTGGGGCATCCATCGAGCGTAAACGATGCGGTGCCGCGGATCGCGCGGAGGAGAGCGGATGCCTCGACCCACGCGCGAGGCGCCGGGCCGAGGCATCCGCTGCTCGTGGTCGTGGTCAGCGCGCCCGCTTCATCGCCCGCACGCCCACCACGATGCCGACGGCGCACGTCGCGACCGCGGCGATGATGCCGCCGACCACGGCCGGGGCGCCGAAGTCACCCGCGAGGAGTGCCCGCTCGGCACCGACGAGGTAGCTCAGCGGGTTCACGGCGGCGGCGACCTGCATCCAGTCGGGTCCGTCCTCGAGGGGCAGCAGCATGCCCGAGAGGATCATCAGCGGGAACAGCAGCGTCTGGTGCACCATCCAGAACATCCAGTCCCGGTTGCGGCAGGCGAGCGCGAGCGTATAGCTCAGCGCGCCGAAGCCGATGCCGAAGACCGCGAGCACCGCGAGGCCGGCGACGAGGCCGCCCACGTCGAGCGAGAACCCGAACGGCACGGCGACGAGCACCACGATGGTGCCCTGGATGACGAGCGGCACGACCTCCTTGAGGGCTCGTCCGACGAGGAGGGCGCTGCGCGAGAGCGGTGCGACGAGCGTGCGCTCATGCGAACCCGTCTGCATCTCGAAGAGCAGGTTCGCGCCCGTCGAAGCGGTGCCGAAGAGAGCGACCATCACGAGAATGCCCGGCACGAACCACTGCAGGGTGCCCGCGACGTCGCCGCCGGCCGCACCGACGAGCAGTGGGCCGAACAGCCCGAGGAAGACGAGCGGCTGCACGAGCGAGAAGATGACGCTGAACGGGTCGCGCACGAGCGGGCGGGATTCGCGAACGAAGACCGCGGCGGTGTCGTGCACGAAGCCGGTGGGACGAGCGGATGCCGCGTGGCGGTCGCGGATGGCGGCGCGCTCGGCGGTCGGGGAGATCGTGTTCATGGGGATGCCTTTCTGGTTTTGCCGGTCAGACGGCGACGGGCTGGGCGGAGTCGGTTGCGTTGGTCGCATCGGCCGGCTCGGCCTCGGGCGGTCCGGCGTGGGCGGCCTCTTCGCGGAGGCTCCGGCCGGTGAGGGCGAGGAACACGTCGTCGAGCGTGGGCTGCCGGTGGGTGGCCGCCACGACGTCGAGCCCTGCGTCCGACAGCGAGCGGATGTAGCGGGGGAGCGCGCGGTCTCCGCCGGGCGCCGTGACGGTGACGACGCGTGCATCGGCCCCGTGGACCTCGCCGCCGATGCGGGCGGCTGCTGCTGCGGCATCCGTCGCCGAGTCGAAGGAGAGGGTCACGAGGTCGCCCGCGAGCGACTCCTTGAGCGCCCACGCGGTGTCATCGGCGATGACGGCGCCGTGGTCCATGACCATGACGCGCTCGGCGAGCTGGTCGGCCTCGTCGAGGTAGTGGGTCGTCAGGAAGATCGTCGTTCCGGTCGCCCGGCGGAGGTCGACGATGTGCTCCCACAGGTTCGCGCGGCTGTGCGGGTCGAGGCCCGTCGAGGGCTCGTCGAGGAAGAGCAGCTCGGGCCGGTGGATGAGTCCGAGCGCGATGTCGAGCCGGCGCTTCTGGCCGCCGGAGAGCTGCTGCACCGGTCGGTTCGCGACCTGGCCGAGCTCGAGCGACTCGATGAGCTCCGCGGCCCGCGCCCGGGTCTCGCGGCGGCCGATGCCGTAGAACGCGCCCTGCGCGTGCAGCTCGTCGCGCACGCGCTGGGTGTGCCCTCCTGAATTGCCCTGGCCGACGTAGCCGATGCGACGGCGCACGCCGGCGGGATCGCGCCGGATGTCGCAGCCGGCCACCGTGGCCTCACCCGACGTCGGCGGCAGCAGGGTCGTGAGCATGCGGAGCGTCGTCGACTTGCCGGCGCCGTTCGGGCCGAGGAAGGCGACGAGCTCTCCTTCTCCAACGGAGAGGTCGACTGAGCGGACGGCCTCGACGGTCTGCCCCTTGGAGCGGAACGTCTTCGTGAGGCCTCGAGCGGTGATCATGTGGTTCGTCATATCGACAGTCTTCCGAGGCATCCGGTCACTTTCTGTCCTGATGAGGAAGAGAATGAAGACATGGCGGCCACGACCTCGAGAACCCTCGAACTCCTCTCCCTGCTGCAGAGCCACCGGCACTGGTCGGCGCGCGAGCTCGTCGACCGGCTCGGCGTCTCGGATCGCACGCTGCGCCGCGACGTCGAGCGGCTGCGCGAGCTCGGCTACGGCATCGAGTCGGCGCGGGGGAGCGCCGGCGGCTATCGCCTCGAGGCCGGCACCGGGCTGCCGCCGCTGCTGCTCACCGACGACGAGGGCGTCGCGATCGCCGTCGGGCTGCGCTCGCAGGCGACGGCCGGGCTGCGCGGGGCCGAGCACACCACGCTGAGCGCGCTCGCGAAGATCGAGCAGGTGCTGCCGCCGGCGCTGCGCCGCCGCATCGACGCGTTGCAGTCGCATGCGGCCGTCGGCGCCGGTGGGCGCGAGGCCTCGGGGCGGCCGGCGCCCGAGGTCGACGCCGAGCTGCTCGGCCTGCTCGCACTCGGCTGCCGCGACAGCGAGCGGCTGCGATTCAAGTACACGGATGCGGCGGGCGAGGCGTCATCTCGCGTGGTCGAGCCCTACCGGCTCGTGCCCGTCGCTCGGCGCTGGTACCTCCTCGCCTGGGATCGGGAACGCGACGACTGGCGCACCTTCCGCCTCGATCGCATGAGCGACGTCTTCCAGACCCGCGTGCACTTCGAGCCGCAGCCGATGACCGACGACGATGCCCGGACGCGCGTCGAGACGGCGCTCCGGTGGCGGAGCCGCAACGTGACGGCGCGCGTGATCGCCGACCTGCCGCATCCCGAGCTCGCCGAGTATCTCGGCTGGTATGGCCGCGAGGTGGTCGCCCTCGGTGCGAGCCAGAGCGTCTGGCCGCTCGAGGCAGAGACGGTCGAGGGTATCGTGATGGCGCTCATGTGGATGCCGCGCGGCGTGCGCTACCGCGTCGATGGTCCGCCCGAGGTGCTCGAGTTCCTCTCGGCGCAGGCTGAGCGGTTCGCGGTGGCATCCGTTCGCGACTGAGGCGCGTACTGGCAGCGAGCAGGGCGATTGCGGCGCCAACCCTGCGTTGGATCGGCGTGACATGCGCACAGCGTGGCCCGGGCCCGGGCCCGAGCCCGAGCCCGAACCCGATCAGCGGTCGGCAGGCGTGGCGGTCGCCTCGGCGGCACGCCTCAGGGCGTCTCGGCAGGCGACGACGGCGGGCCGTGCGGCAGCGGCGTGCCGGGTCGACGTGAAGACCTCGCGCTCCGGATGCCCCGGCAGGTCGACGAGCGTCACGCTCGGCGCCTCGCCCGCCCACACGAGATCGGGCAACAGGCCGACCGCGTTGCCCGAGCGGATGAGCCGGATGTGCGCCATCAGGTCGGCGGTCTCGAAGCGCACATCGGGTTCGAAGCCCGCGTCGCGGCAGAGCTGCTCGGCCCAGTCGCGTGAGGCGGTGCCCGCCGGCTCGAGCACCCACGGCAGGTCGGATGCGGCCCGGAGCGGGCCCGACCCCGCTCCACCGCGCTCGCCACCGCGCTCGCCACCGCTCCGAGAGTGCTCATCCGGTCGCTTCGTGGCATCGATTCCCACCGTTCGCGCACTCTCGGCGCCCGCTCCGCTGCCGCGGGCGCTGCCGCGACGTGACGCCGGATGCGGCGGCAGCGCGAGCCGGATGGCGTCGGCGGCGAGGTGCACCCGGTCGAGCTCCTCGCGGTGCGCGCGGGTGTGGCCGGGATACTGCTCGGCGATCACGAGGTCGAAGTCACGCGCCGAGACTTCGAAGAGCCCGACGTCGGGCTCGCGCTCGGTGACCTCGACTCGCAGGTCGGGGTGCTCGGTGCGGAGCAGCGTCAGCGCCTGCGGCACCACGGCGTGCGCCGCCGACTGGAACACCGCGATGCGCACCGTGCCACCGACGGCGGTGAGCGAGCGCGCGACATCCGACTCGGCCTCCTCGAGCCGGTCGAGCACCGCCCGCGCGTGACCGACCAGCAGCTCGGCTTGCGGCGTCAGCTGCACGCGCCGCCCGACCTGCACGAGCAGCGGCACGCCCGCCTCGCGCTCGAGCAGGCTGAGCTGCTGCGAGACCGACGAAGGGCTGTACGAGAGCGCGTCGGCGACCGCAGCGAGGGTGCCGCGGTCGCGGAGTTCCACGAGCAGTCGCAGTCGTCGCACGTCGAGCATCGGTTCCTCCGGGGTCATCCGCCGATCATTCGGTTCTACTGAACAGTATCGTTCAGATTCATTCGCTGTACCGAATGGATGCCCGCAGCGCACACTTAACTCGACAGGCGCGCGGTACCCGGTGCGCCCGAAGCAAAGGACACTACCCTCGTGACCATGTCGAACGCCGCCACCGACGCACGGCCGAACACCGACCACGTGATCGCCCTCGTGCGGCGGTGGCTCGCCGAGAGCGCCGATCACCCCGTCGATCCCGCCGCCGAGCGCCTCGCCGGCGTGCTGAAGGACCCCAACGGCCTCGCGTTCACCGTCGGCTTCGTCGACGGGGTCATGCGACCCGAAGACCTCGGCGTCGCCGGGCGCAACCTCGAGCAGGTCGCGAAGCTCACGCCGAAGTTCCTGCCCTGGTACCTTCGTGCCGCGATCCGCGTCGGCGGCGTCGTCGCGCCAGTCCTCCCGTGGGTCGTCATCCCCATCGCTCGTCGCGTCCTCCGCAGCATGGTCGGCCACCTCGTGCTCGACGCCACGCCCGCGAAGCTCGGCCCCGCCATCGCCACGCTCCGCGAGTCGGGCAACCGCCTGA harbors:
- a CDS encoding acyl-CoA thioesterase, with protein sequence MFFRTLLHVLFLARRKPDLRHDDVARTDFITLPTDLDINRHMNNGVYFSIMDVARFDMLVRNGVWKAFRDKGWYPVVASETITFRKSLSLWQRFTIESRLVGHDEKAVYMEQRFVRPGADGEPEVYAQGFIRARFLKKSGGTVPMAEIIEALGVTEAHGIPEWLERWGEDVALPPTRAAAPSVWR
- a CDS encoding AI-2E family transporter — protein: MKTIERRARDADATQSRSSRYAGMMANQPFAWAFIATLGVLVALAIAAAVASISGVVFSVFAAAFITLGLDPLVRWFEGHGMKRGLAILTVIVMFVLVIAGMLWLVLPLVISQATMFIRSLPSMLAELQSQEWFQEASSGSGGVLGTIYTWVTDVLSDPNFWATIGGGALNVGIAIVAGISSGFFIFILTIYFTATLEPSKAAIYTLISASHRERVVGYAERIMLNVGRYLSGMVVLAFFNALYSLILLSIVRVPYALVISVAAFFITLIPLVGTVLTTVVMTALALFTSPVAALIVLVAMLVYMQVEAYILTPKVMSKAVQVPGSIVLIAALAGGTLGGLPGALVAIPVAAGILLIIKEVVVPRKARS
- a CDS encoding SRPBCC domain-containing protein, translating into MMTARPTGHYALKPDGLYLQFDRLFYAPIEDVWYHLTNPTAMQAWVGTYTGSPATGGVRFKMTFEEGDEWQNVSILECAPPHRFLADSGPGPNGLRVFCHLVEGGGMTTLTFGQRLQNPADAATMGPGWDFYLDRLAAARAGHELPVWEQYYPAFAPHYRELSVPDAARH
- a CDS encoding DUF222 domain-containing protein, whose product is MTSPPEPTSRLALHAELARIVELDQAIRAAQAEQLRRIEAARALAASLDGLTELSGSSEREFATRSFVAELATTLTMHEVTAGRLVGDAGRLVDLFPSTLDALAEGAICLGKARTVLELASTLPVDVAPEFERAALGHRRVETPSAFRRRLRGLRERMHPESLAERGERGRAARRVCLDPAEDGMAWLSLYLEAERGVAIMASLDGLVESERRAVAAGPGAAAADARTREQLRLDVAAGLLLGGLDAADASPTGIVTPKTYVTVPVLSLLGHSDEPAELDGYGPIDAETARRLAAHAPSFRRILTHPETGAHLSYGRDKWASHRGQLDDVTAA
- a CDS encoding DoxX family protein, whose product is MTALPDPIWPVIVLAAIQFVDGLLSWKPVPFVARCFDNVGFPRRWWWIFTPIKFAAAAGLIAGIRVPYLGAITCGALVAYFLVAIGMHIAARDFGRNLFVNATGMLVVCVATGLWTFVL
- a CDS encoding TetR/AcrR family transcriptional regulator, encoding MSATRQRWLDEGLAVLADEGATGLRIDRLAVRLGLTKGSFFHHFGGAAGYRAALLEHYEQLTLGALTDAIGARQGTGTRATLAWLTDLATSESGGIRRAELDLAVRAWASSDAAARAVQARIDAAVIDALQATWRPVVATDAAARTAALVPYLVALGAAVTVPPIAADELRRVYELLLEAVPGSPDA
- a CDS encoding phytoene desaturase family protein → MPHDVVIIGGGHNGLTAAAYLARAGLGVLLLERDDHLGGAAVSAEAFEGVDARLSRYSYLVSLLPQRIIDDLGLDVRLVRRRYSSYTPDPANPERGLLIDREAGAGASDAFARVGAVDDADAWNDFYSETVRLAERLFPTLTEPLPTRDEARALVGDDRVWHEFIEQPLGATIDARFEHDLVRGVVATDGLIGTFTDLDDPALDANRCFLYHVIGGGTGDWDVPVGGMGAVSGELARAARAAGAELVTGAEVLAVDPDGRVRYRHDDAEHTVTAGTLLANVAPAVLERLLEAGATDASARVAALSASHADADGAPIAPRSEHPFSPDGPIDVPPVVRERLRQLAAPEGAQVKVNLLLTRLPRLRDADVAPEAAFAGTFHINELETQLAAAYSAAARGRIPSPLPCEIYCHTLSDPSILSPELAASGAHTLTVFGLHVPHRLLERFTNDELREQLQAAVLESLNSVLAEPIEQLIATDAAGRPCIETKTTLDLEEALRMPGGNIFHGPLSWPWAEPGASLATPAERWGVATRHPRILVCGAGAVRGGAVSGIGGHNAAMAVLEASDA
- a CDS encoding ABC transporter permease, with translation MNTISPTAERAAIRDRHAASARPTGFVHDTAAVFVRESRPLVRDPFSVIFSLVQPLVFLGLFGPLLVGAAGGDVAGTLQWFVPGILVMVALFGTASTGANLLFEMQTGSHERTLVAPLSRSALLVGRALKEVVPLVIQGTIVVLVAVPFGFSLDVGGLVAGLAVLAVFGIGFGALSYTLALACRNRDWMFWMVHQTLLFPLMILSGMLLPLEDGPDWMQVAAAVNPLSYLVGAERALLAGDFGAPAVVGGIIAAVATCAVGIVVGVRAMKRAR
- a CDS encoding ATP-binding cassette domain-containing protein, with product MTNHMITARGLTKTFRSKGQTVEAVRSVDLSVGEGELVAFLGPNGAGKSTTLRMLTTLLPPTSGEATVAGCDIRRDPAGVRRRIGYVGQGNSGGHTQRVRDELHAQGAFYGIGRRETRARAAELIESLELGQVANRPVQQLSGGQKRRLDIALGLIHRPELLFLDEPSTGLDPHSRANLWEHIVDLRRATGTTIFLTTHYLDEADQLAERVMVMDHGAVIADDTAWALKESLAGDLVTLSFDSATDAAAAAARIGGEVHGADARVVTVTAPGGDRALPRYIRSLSDAGLDVVAATHRQPTLDDVFLALTGRSLREEAAHAGPPEAEPADATNATDSAQPVAV
- a CDS encoding helix-turn-helix transcriptional regulator, whose amino-acid sequence is MAATTSRTLELLSLLQSHRHWSARELVDRLGVSDRTLRRDVERLRELGYGIESARGSAGGYRLEAGTGLPPLLLTDDEGVAIAVGLRSQATAGLRGAEHTTLSALAKIEQVLPPALRRRIDALQSHAAVGAGGREASGRPAPEVDAELLGLLALGCRDSERLRFKYTDAAGEASSRVVEPYRLVPVARRWYLLAWDRERDDWRTFRLDRMSDVFQTRVHFEPQPMTDDDARTRVETALRWRSRNVTARVIADLPHPELAEYLGWYGREVVALGASQSVWPLEAETVEGIVMALMWMPRGVRYRVDGPPEVLEFLSAQAERFAVASVRD
- a CDS encoding LysR family transcriptional regulator, encoding MLDVRRLRLLVELRDRGTLAAVADALSYSPSSVSQQLSLLEREAGVPLLVQVGRRVQLTPQAELLVGHARAVLDRLEEAESDVARSLTAVGGTVRIAVFQSAAHAVVPQALTLLRTEHPDLRVEVTEREPDVGLFEVSARDFDLVIAEQYPGHTRAHREELDRVHLAADAIRLALPPHPASRRGSARGSGAGAESARTVGIDATKRPDEHSRSGGERGGERGGAGSGPLRAASDLPWVLEPAGTASRDWAEQLCRDAGFEPDVRFETADLMAHIRLIRSGNAVGLLPDLVWAGEAPSVTLVDLPGHPEREVFTSTRHAAAARPAVVACRDALRRAAEATATPADR